The sequence GTCCGGCCATCGTTGTCTGGAACTGAGCCATCAGTTCGGGCCCCGCGCAACTGAAGAGGCTGTCGACGAGCGAGGTGGCGTCGGCCTTGCTGGCCTTGGCGCTGTCCAACTTGGCCTTGGTTGCGTTGCCCTGGGCGTCGATGAGGCCGTAGCCGATCAGAGCCTTGGTGCCGATCTTGTCCACGACGTTGTTGGCAACACAACTGGCCTTGGTCGCGTCCTTGAACGGGTCGCTCGCGGTCGTTGCGTTCGCGGTGAGTTCCTTCGCGATGGATGTCTTGGCCTGGGTTGCGACCGGGTCGGCGGAGGAGCCGCCGCATGCCGTGAGCGAGATGGTGGCGACGGATGCCAACGCGGCGCCGGCGAGAAGCTTCTTCATCGGGAATCCTCGTCCCTCGGACCGGCCCGGATGGCGGCGGTCTTGTGCGTGCAGTCTCGCAGAAGGTGCGCTGCTTCTGTGACGCCTCTGCATGTTCACCGCCGGTTCAGGAGAGCACCGGCGCGATGACACCCCGTGCCCCGAGGTTGGCCGGGTACGCCGAGAACCCGGCGTGCGCTGACCCGCAACGGAAGGCTCAATTCTCATGCTCGTACGTCCATCGCGCCGGATGCAAGGCATCCTCGCGGGCGTCGGCGTGGCTGCCATCGCAGGCACCGCGTTCTCCTCGACCGCCAGCCCGGCAGCCGCCGCCACCCCGGCGACCACCACCCCGATCAAGCACGTCGTCGTGATCTTCCAGGAGAACGTCTCCTTCGATCACTACTTCGCCACCTACCCGACGGCCGCCAACACCGACGGGACGAAGTACCGACACATGGGTCCGGTCCCGAACGTGAACACGCTCAAGAGCGCGGGCCTCCTGACGAACAACCCGAACAGCGTGCAGCCGATGCGCCTGGGTGGCACGGCGCAGCAGATCACCTGCGACCAGGACCACGACTACCGCCCCGAGCAGATGGCGTACAACAGCGGTCTGATGGACAAGTTCGTCCAGAACACCTCGACGGACACCTGCGCGGCACCGACGTACGGGACGACTGGTCTCGGGATGGCGTACTACGACGGCAACTCGGTCACCGCTGAGTGGAACTACGCGAACCGCTTTGCGATGTCCGACAACTCGTTCTCCGACGTCTTCGGCCCCTCCGCGCCCGGTGCGATCAGCCTGATCTCCGGCAACACCCACGGCTTCCAGTCGTACACGACGGCGAACGGGGTGCCGCAGGCTGCTCCTACCACCGGCAACGACGTGGTCAGCCCGGACGTGAACGGCGTCGGCACGATCGTCAACGACCCGCAGCCTGCGTTCGATGACTGCTCGACCCGCAACGTGGCCGGCACCGCGGACCCGACGCAGAAGAACGTCGGCGACCTGCTCAACGCCAAGGGCCTCACCTGGGGCTGGTTCCAGGGTGGATTCGCGCCGAACACCGCGTACGCGGGCCCGGGCACGAAGGCGACGTGCACCTCCAACCACAACGTCGGCGATGCGCTCGGCGGCACGGGCGAGCCGGTCAGTGGCCAGCCCGCGACGTCGACCCAGTGGGGTACGAAGGGTGACTACATCGCCCACCACGAGCCGTTCCAGTACTACGCCTCGACGGCCAACCCGCACCACCTGCCGCCGACCTCGGTCGCGATGATCGGCCACACCGACCAGGCCAACCACCAGTACGACCTGACGGCGTTCGACCAGGCTCTGGCTGCTGGCAGCCTCCCGGCCGTGTCGTACCTGAAGGCTGCGGGCTACCAGGACGGCCACGCCGCGTACTCCGACCCGATCGACGAGCAGCACTTCCTCGTCCACGAGATCAACGCGATCGAGTCCTCGCCCTACTGGAAGAACACCGCGATCGTGCTCGCGTACGACGACTCCGACGGTTGGTACGACCACGTCAATGCGGGCGTCCTCAACTCCAGCAACGACACCACGCTGAGCTATCAGCCGAACCAGGGTGACGGCCCGCTCTGCATCGCCGCCCACACCGCCGGTGTGCCAATGCTCGGTGGTTTCAGCGATCGTTGTGGCCCGGGCATGCGCCAGCCGCTGATCGTCATCTCGCCGTACGCGAAGGTCAACCACGTCGACCACACGTTGACGACCCAGTCCTCGATCCTGCAGTTCATCGAGAACAACTGGTCGCTGGGCCGCATCGGCGGCGGCAGCTTCGATGCCACCGCAGGTTCGTTGAACGGGATGTTCAACTTCGCCCGTCCGGTGATGCAGCGCCTGCTGATGGCACCGAACGGCAGCATCCAGACGCAGGTCACGGTGTCACAGGCCGGTCTGCCGACCTTCCACATCGGCCACTCCGGGTCGGTGACCAGGACGGTCCCCGGCGCGCTGCAGATGCAGGTGTCCGGGGGTTCGCTCCCGGCGGGTCTGAAGTTCACGCAGGTCAGCCCGAGCACCTTCACGATCTCCGGCAAGGCGACCGGTGCGTTCCACCGCTGGTTCCGGGTCATCTTCCGGGGTCCGGGCTGGGCGCAGTTGGCGTACTACACGATCTCGTCAGCCCGCTGACCTGATTCGTTCACGAAGGGGCTCGGTCTTCGGACCGGGCCCCTTCCGCATCGCCGAGACGACCGGAGTGAGGCCGGGCGTCTGGCAGCTACCGCCCGAGGGTCAGCACCGTCTTCGCGACGGTACGCCGCTCCTCCAGATCGATCAGCGCCTGACTGATCGATTCCAACGGGAGTACGTCTCCGATCGGCGGGTCGATCACGCCGGCCTCCATCATCGGCAGGAGCTCGTCCCACTGAGCCCTCATGTAGCCGGGGCGGACGAACGTGTAGCCGCCCCAGTTCACCCCGCGCGCGTCGATGTTGCTGAGCAACAGTCGGTTGATCTTGAGCTCGGGGATCTCGCCACCGACGAAGCCGACGACCAGCAGTCGACCGAATGGCGCCAACGCCCGCAGCGAGTCGGTGAAGAGATCACCACCGACCACGTCCATCACGACGTCCACGCCGAGACTCCGCGCCCGGTCGCGGAATTCCTCGACCCGGATGACCTCGTCGGTACCGGCACGCGCGGCGACCTCGGCTTTCTCGTCGGTGGAGACGACGGCGATCGAGCGGGCTCCGTACCCCTTGGCGACCTGGATGGTCGCAGTGCCCACTCCGCCTGCCGCGCCGTGGATCAGGACAGTCTCGCCCGGCTGGATCCCAGCGCGGGTCTTCAGAGCGAACTGGGCGGTGAGGTAGTTCATCGGCATGGCCGCCGCCTTCTCGAAGGACAGCGAGTCCGGCAACGGGAAGAGCATGGCCGCTGACGACCCGGCCACCTCGGCGGCGCCACCGAGGCCGACGCCGGCGACGCGGTCGCCGGGCTTGAAACCGGAGTCTGCAGGTGCCGACCGGATCACGCCGGCGTAGTCGGTGCCGAGGGTGAACGGCGGCTCCGGCTTCATCTGGTACTCGCCCTTGGAGAGCAACAGGTCCGGGAAGGCGACGCCGACGGCATGAACGTCGACAACGCATTGCTCACCGAACACTGTCGCGGCCGACGGCTCCTCGACCTCCCGGATCTCGATCGCAGCCGGCCCGTCGAGGGTGATCACCTGTGCAGCGCGCATGTCGCGAGACTAGTGCGTACGCACTGCAGCTAGGCGAGGCGCTCAGGCGACCTGGATGGACCGCTTCGACAGCCCGATCGCGAACCCGTCGATCGCGGTTGCCGGAGCCGCGGTGGGATCCTCCGCCGCCCCGAGCGTGATGAACAACGGCGTGAAGTGCTCGACCGTGGGGTGGGCGTACGGCAGGCCCGGCGCGAGCCGTCGGTAGTCCGACAACTCGTCCACGGCCCCGCGAGCCATGGTCTCGGCAGCCCAGAGATCGAAGTCGCGCGACCAGCCCGGGATCGCGGTCGGATCGTGCCAGTCGATGTACGGCAGGCCGTGGGTCATGTAGCCGGAGCCGATCACCAGGACGCCCTCGTCACGCAGCGTCCGCAGCCGCCGACCGAGGTTGAGCAACCGCTCCGGGTCATGCGTCGGCATCGAGAGTTGCAGGACCGGGATGTCCGCCTCGGGGTACATGATTTTCAGTGGCACCCAAGCACCGTGGTCCAGTCCACGGGTGCGGTGTTGGTGCAGTGGTTCGGTGTCCGGCATCAGCGCGCTCACGGTGGCGGCCAACTCCGAGGCGACCGGGGTGTCGTACCGCATCGTGTAGTACACCGGCGCGAAACCGCCGAAATCGTAGACCAGTTCGGACGGCGCCGACGCTGAGATCGCGGCCGGGGCATGCTCCCAGTGGGCCGAGACGATGAGGATGGCCTTCGGCTTGGGCAGCGACCGCGCCCAGGTGTGCAACTGCATCATCCAGTCGCTCATCTCGAAGAGCATCGGAGCGCCGTGTCCGAGGTAGAGCGCCGGCAGCGGGCCGTACGCGGGCGTCCACTCCGGCTGCGGCGCCAATGAGGAGACCGTACGCAGATGCGCCGCGAACGGATGTGTCGTCGGGATCGTCGCGTCAGCTGCCGCAGTGGAAGTGCTCATGAAGTTGAAACGGCAACCACCCAGATGTTGTTCCCGTCGCGGTCGCTGGCGGAGAACATCAACGGCACCGCGCCCTCCCCGCCCATGATCTCGCCGACGGTGACGCCAGCTGCGGCAAGGGCCTCCCGCTCGGCGCGTACGTCGGTCGACTCGACGCCGATGGCACCGCCGCCTGGCACGCCGCCCTGGAACTCGTTGAGGGCGAGGACGGCGTGCGAACCGCGCGGGGCGACCTCGACCCAGCGGCCCTGCTCGTCGCCCTCGCCGAAGGTGACGTCGGTACGCACCTCCCAGCCGAGGGTGTCGCGGTAGAACGTGATGGCCTCGTCCTGCGAGGACACCGTGAACATGGCAGTGGCAATGGACTGGACTGTGGTCATGGACCGAGCCAATCAGGCACCACCGACAGGTTCAAGGGCACTGGCATGAAACCCTCGCCTCAGGCAGGGTTGTCCCGGACCCTGATGTGAGGAGAGCAGCCATGACCGTACGTACCGCCATCGTCACCGGAGCCGCGCGCGGTATCGGTGCTGCAATCTCCGAGCGCCTCGCCGCCGACGGCATGCAGGTCGCGGTGCTCGATCTCAACGAGCGCGACTGTGACGCGGTCGTCGAGCGGATCACCGCTGCGGGCGGCAAGGCTCTGGCTGTCGGCGCGGACGTGTCCGACCCGATCGCGGTCGAGCTCGCCGTAGAGCGCGTGACGAAGGAGCTCGGCGAGCCGACCGTCCTGGTCAACAACGCCGGCATCATCCGCGACAACCTGATCTTCAAGATGACCGTCGAGGACTGGGACGCTGTCATGAGCGTCCACCTTCGTGGCGCGTTCAACACGACCAAGGCCGTCCAGGGCTACATGACCAAGGCCAACTTCGGCCGCATCATCAACATGTCTTCGATCTCCGCACTCGGCAACCGTGGCCAGGCCAACTACTCCGCCGCCAAGGCCGGTTTGCAGGGCATGACCAAGGCTCTCGCGATCGAGCTCGGCAAGTTCGGCGTGACCGCCAATGTGGTCGGCCCGGGCTTCATCGAGACCGAGATGACCAAGGCCACCGCCGACCGGATGGGCGTGGACTACGAGGACTTCAAGAACGCGGTCGCCTCGCAGACGCCGGTCCCGCGGGTCGGGCAGCCCGCCGACATCGCGCACGCGGTCTCGTTCTTCGCCAGCGAAGGGGCCGGCTACATCAGCGGCCAGGTCATGTACGTCGCTGGCGGCCCGAAGGCCTGATGGCGGTGCGCGTCTTCTCCGGTGTCGAGGAACTGCAGGCGTCGGTCGGGGAGCACCTCGGCTTCTCGGAGTGGCTCACGATCACCCAGGACCGGATCGACGCGTTCGCCGATGCGACGGGTGATCACCAATGGATCCATGTCGACCCGGAGAGAGCCGCGGACGGTCCGTTCGGGACGACGATTGCGCACGGGTTCCTGACACTGTCGTTGATGCCGGTCTTCGGCCAGCAGGTCTACCGGATCGACGGCGTGAAGGCGGCGCTGAACTACGGCTCCGACAAGGTGCGTTTCATCGCACCGGTGCCGGTCGGCTCGCGCCTGCGTGGGGGAGTGCTGCTCAAGGCCGTCACCCCGACGGCGCTGGGCTTCCAGATGGCCACGACCATCACGATCGAGCTCGAAGGGTCCGACAAGCCGGCCTGTGTGATCGAGATGCTGGTCGTACTCGTCCCGTAACGCACCTTTCGAGGCTGCCAACGGCGCGGCATGCTGGAGACGTGACACGGGCACTCGTTCTCTCCGGCGGAGGCAATCTCGGGGCCGCTCAGGCGGGCATGCTGGTCGCGCTCGAAGACGCCGGGATCCGGCCGGATCTAATCGTTGGCACCTCGGTGGGCGCGTTCAACGGTGCCTGGATCGCCGGTGGTCGCTCGGCTGGTGAGTTGGCGCAACTGTGGCGGACGTTGAGGCGCAGGGACGTCTACCCGATCGATCTCATCGGTGGGTTCCTGGGTTTTGTCGGGCTACGTGACCATCTCGTCAGCGACGGTCCGTTGCGTCGGCTCCTGACGCAGTACGTGACGTTCGAGCGGATGGAGGACGCCCCGATCCCGTTCCACGTCGTCGCAACAGACGTCCTCACCGGACATGACCTGCTGCTCAACCGCGGGTCCGCCGTTGATGCGGTCCTCGCGAGCGCGGCGATCCCGGGAATCTTCCCGCCGGTGACCGTCGACGGCGTCGAACTCATGGACGGTGGCATTGCCAACAACACCCCGATCTCCCAGGCAGTCGCGCTGGGCGCCGACGAGTTGTGGGTGCTGTCGACCGGCCACGCATGTGGCCTGACCGCGCCGCCGAAGACCGCGCTGGCGATGATGTTGCACGCCTTCAGCGTCGCGATCGAGGAGCGTCTGAACCTGGACATCGCCGAGTACGCCGAGACCGTTGACCTCAAGGTTGCGCCGCCGCTTTGTCCGGTCAACGTCCTGCCGACCGACTTCAGCCAGTCCGGCCACTTGATCGACGATGCCCGACGGCAGACCGAGGCCTGGTTGCAACAGCAGCACCTCGCGCTCGCCTCCGACCGAGGGCATCGGCACCAGTGACTCAGTGTGCTGGCGCCGGGGGCGTCGGATGCGGGATCCTTGACGGCATCGGGGGCTCGGATCCAGGAGCGTACGCATGACAACGATGATTCGCCGGACAACTGTCGGAGTCGCAGCTGTGGGAGCCGCCCTCGCGCTCGGCGCCTGCGGTTCGAGCACCCCATCGAGTTCGAGTACGCCGGCGGTGCCGAGCACGTCCGCCGGATCGCCCACCACGAGCGCCAGTCCGTCGATGATCCCGACACCGACACCGACTACTCCGTCCGTCCCGCTCTGCACGAGCAACATCCGGGTCATCAACGGTGAGTCCCAAGGAGCGGCGGGACACCTCGCCTTCGTCCTCATCTTCAACAACGTCGGTCACACTGCCTGCCGGATCGTCGGTTATCCGAGAGTCGACCTCGTGACAGCCGCAGGCGCCACCGTCGCTCACGCCCAGCACACCCTGTCCGGCATGGCCGGCGGGGCCACCGGCATCGCCACGATCACTCTGGCAGCGGGTGCCTCGGCTTCCGCGCTGGTCGAGGCCAGCGACGTACCGCAGGGATCGATCACCAACTGCGGGTCGTACAGCCTCATGGTGACGCCGCCGAACCAGACGGTCGCGGTGGGCGCGGGCACGGCGATGATGCCGAGGTGCGAGATCCAGGTCCATCCGGTGGTCGCCGGCACCGGCGGCGGGATGCACTGATCGCGTCGTGGCGATCCTGATCCTCGCGCTCGTCTTCCTGGACGAGGTGCTCGCGGCCGTGGCGGCCGGTGTCTGGGGTGGGCATGTCGGCGTATTCCTTGCCGTTGTCATGCCGATCGTCGTCGTCCTGGTCTGGTGGGCGTTCGCGTCCCCGAAGGCGCGGTGGGGCGGGCCCGTCGTCCGGCCGTTGACCAAGGTGATCGTCTTCGGTCTCGCCAGCGCGGGCCTCTGGGCGGCCGGTCACCACGCCCTCGCCATCGCGATGCTGGCGTTCTCCGTGGTGATCAATGCGCTGGCGCAGATGCGGAGCGTCAGAGCCGCCATGGACGCCCTCGGACCGACCGGTGAGACGACCTGATCGCTGCGAGTCGGGGGTTCGGTTGGCGTTTCGGAGGCAAAATCTGGGCGACGCGCAGACAAATCCGTGCCGGGGACTCGCCCCCGCCGCTCCCCATGCCGTAACGTATCGCTCGGTTAGCAGTAGTCCTTCTCGTTTTGAGCGCGCTGGATCAAATGCAGTGCTTGACGTAGGTCTCCGGTGATTCGTTTCCGGTTGTGTCGTCCGTCCATGTACGTGACCCCGGCGATCGCACGGTGCGTGAACCGGACCTGTCCCGAAAGGAATTGCCATCATGGCTAAGGGAACTGTGAAGTGGTTCAACGGTGAGAAGGGCTTCGGCTTCATCGCCCCCGAGGACGGAAGCGCCGACCTGTTCGTGCACTTCTCGGCCATCCAGGGCAGCGGCTACAAGTCGCTGAACGAGAACGACCGTGTCGAGTACGACGCGGTTCAGGGCCCGAAGGGTCCGCAGGCCGAGAACGTGCGTCTCTCCTGATCTAGCTTCAAACAAGCCGAAGGCGGCAACCGAGGCAGACGTCATGTCTGCTCTGGTTGTCGCCTTCGTGCGTTGTGGGTCCAGCCTACGAGTGGCACCCGTACGTGAAGCGCGCGCACCCAAGCCGTCGACCGACGGACGGTGCTCGCCGTGCTCTGGGTCGCGTCACCCTGACCGATGAGGTCCTCGAAGGTGCCGGCAGGGCAGTACGTCCGTGCGGCGGCGATGAGACGCAGGCGCTCGGCCTGTCGTACGGTCCCGACCTCGACCGACTCGGTGGGGTCGGCGAAGCGGAACAGGACCCCGAACCGGGTGCTCTCCGCGCCGACGACGTCCCTCCAGGCGAACGTACGCCGCGGTCGCCGTGACGGGCCGGGCGCGGTGAGCGAACAGCCCACGGCGCCGAAGGTGAAGTGGCCGAACGGCGGCCGGATCGCGGTCCTCGAGGCACCGTCCGGACGGTAGAAGACACCGACATCCACGGCGGTCTGGTCATACCCGGTCACCACAACACTCACACCGACATCGTCGTCCGGTGCCGGGGCCGGGCGGCTCATCCGAAAAGACATTCTGAGGTGTACGTCCGGTCGGTCGCAGCGTCCGATCGGAGTAGTCCGAAGTCATGAGCCTGCGATCGGTGAGGCGCTGTACCTGCGGATACACCGAAGTCTGAAGCTCGGACGTCTGCTGAGCGCACATGCCCGGGCGCCAGCGGACTTAGGTGTATTCGCAGGTACGCCGCGGCCCGGTCACCCTAGGGCGAGGAGTGCATCGAGCGCTCGTACACAATGCGCCACCTCGGCCTCGAGCGGCGCCTCGCGCGGGTCCAGCGCCCACTGCAGGGCGCGGTCCTCGACGTAGGCCAGCCAACTGTGGACGACGGTGGCCGAGGCTGATGGCATGTCAGCCGCATCAACCAGTGCCTGGGTGATGACCATGCGATGGGACTCGACGTCGGCGCCTCCGAGGGAGAGCGAGCCGTTGCCGAAGACCAGGGCGACGTAGAACTCGCGGCGGCGTTCGATCTGGGCGTAGAAGCGCTCGACGAACTGCGCGATCGCATCGTCGGGGGAGCAGTCCGCGTCCGGCGCGACGTTGCGGCGTACGCGCCGAAGGGCGGCACCGATCACGGCGTCGTAGTAGTCCGTCTTGGTGGGGAAGTAGTGGAACAGCAGGCCGCGCGAGATGCCGGCCTCGGAGGCGACGGCGTCGATCGAGAGATCCTGGATCGGGCGCTCGACGAGCATGCGCAGACCGATGCCGAGGAGTTGGCGGCGCCGCTCGTCGGGACTCAATCGGGTTCGTCCGACAACCTCTGACATGCTATTGAGCATTGCTCAACAATGTGGCAGAGTCAAGGACATGGACTTCTCACCCTCCCCGCGAGCTGCGGAGCTGACCGCGCTCGTCAAGGACTTCATCCAGACCGAGATCGAGCCGGTCGAGGCCGAGTACCACCGCGAGATCAAGTGCCGCCGCGAGTCCGGCGACGGTAGCAACTGGCACGAGCTCCCGATCATGGCCGAGCTCCAGGCCAAAGCCCGCGCCGCAGGTCTGTGGAACCTCTTCCTGCCGGCCGGCCATGAGGGTCCGTACGCCCAGAAGTACGGCACCCTCGGCGGCACCGGCCTGTC comes from Nocardioides baekrokdamisoli and encodes:
- a CDS encoding NADPH:quinone oxidoreductase family protein, which gives rise to MRAAQVITLDGPAAIEIREVEEPSAATVFGEQCVVDVHAVGVAFPDLLLSKGEYQMKPEPPFTLGTDYAGVIRSAPADSGFKPGDRVAGVGLGGAAEVAGSSAAMLFPLPDSLSFEKAAAMPMNYLTAQFALKTRAGIQPGETVLIHGAAGGVGTATIQVAKGYGARSIAVVSTDEKAEVAARAGTDEVIRVEEFRDRARSLGVDVVMDVVGGDLFTDSLRALAPFGRLLVVGFVGGEIPELKINRLLLSNIDARGVNWGGYTFVRPGYMRAQWDELLPMMEAGVIDPPIGDVLPLESISQALIDLEERRTVAKTVLTLGR
- a CDS encoding MaoC family dehydratase, with product MAVRVFSGVEELQASVGEHLGFSEWLTITQDRIDAFADATGDHQWIHVDPERAADGPFGTTIAHGFLTLSLMPVFGQQVYRIDGVKAALNYGSDKVRFIAPVPVGSRLRGGVLLKAVTPTALGFQMATTITIELEGSDKPACVIEMLVVLVP
- a CDS encoding patatin-like phospholipase family protein — encoded protein: MTRALVLSGGGNLGAAQAGMLVALEDAGIRPDLIVGTSVGAFNGAWIAGGRSAGELAQLWRTLRRRDVYPIDLIGGFLGFVGLRDHLVSDGPLRRLLTQYVTFERMEDAPIPFHVVATDVLTGHDLLLNRGSAVDAVLASAAIPGIFPPVTVDGVELMDGGIANNTPISQAVALGADELWVLSTGHACGLTAPPKTALAMMLHAFSVAIEERLNLDIAEYAETVDLKVAPPLCPVNVLPTDFSQSGHLIDDARRQTEAWLQQQHLALASDRGHRHQ
- a CDS encoding DUF4232 domain-containing protein, with translation MTTMIRRTTVGVAAVGAALALGACGSSTPSSSSTPAVPSTSAGSPTTSASPSMIPTPTPTTPSVPLCTSNIRVINGESQGAAGHLAFVLIFNNVGHTACRIVGYPRVDLVTAAGATVAHAQHTLSGMAGGATGIATITLAAGASASALVEASDVPQGSITNCGSYSLMVTPPNQTVAVGAGTAMMPRCEIQVHPVVAGTGGGMH
- a CDS encoding phospholipase C, with protein sequence MLVRPSRRMQGILAGVGVAAIAGTAFSSTASPAAAATPATTTPIKHVVVIFQENVSFDHYFATYPTAANTDGTKYRHMGPVPNVNTLKSAGLLTNNPNSVQPMRLGGTAQQITCDQDHDYRPEQMAYNSGLMDKFVQNTSTDTCAAPTYGTTGLGMAYYDGNSVTAEWNYANRFAMSDNSFSDVFGPSAPGAISLISGNTHGFQSYTTANGVPQAAPTTGNDVVSPDVNGVGTIVNDPQPAFDDCSTRNVAGTADPTQKNVGDLLNAKGLTWGWFQGGFAPNTAYAGPGTKATCTSNHNVGDALGGTGEPVSGQPATSTQWGTKGDYIAHHEPFQYYASTANPHHLPPTSVAMIGHTDQANHQYDLTAFDQALAAGSLPAVSYLKAAGYQDGHAAYSDPIDEQHFLVHEINAIESSPYWKNTAIVLAYDDSDGWYDHVNAGVLNSSNDTTLSYQPNQGDGPLCIAAHTAGVPMLGGFSDRCGPGMRQPLIVISPYAKVNHVDHTLTTQSSILQFIENNWSLGRIGGGSFDATAGSLNGMFNFARPVMQRLLMAPNGSIQTQVTVSQAGLPTFHIGHSGSVTRTVPGALQMQVSGGSLPAGLKFTQVSPSTFTISGKATGAFHRWFRVIFRGPGWAQLAYYTISSAR
- a CDS encoding VOC family protein, which translates into the protein MTTVQSIATAMFTVSSQDEAITFYRDTLGWEVRTDVTFGEGDEQGRWVEVAPRGSHAVLALNEFQGGVPGGGAIGVESTDVRAEREALAAAGVTVGEIMGGEGAVPLMFSASDRDGNNIWVVAVSTS
- a CDS encoding TetR/AcrR family transcriptional regulator: MSEVVGRTRLSPDERRRQLLGIGLRMLVERPIQDLSIDAVASEAGISRGLLFHYFPTKTDYYDAVIGAALRRVRRNVAPDADCSPDDAIAQFVERFYAQIERRREFYVALVFGNGSLSLGGADVESHRMVITQALVDAADMPSASATVVHSWLAYVEDRALQWALDPREAPLEAEVAHCVRALDALLALG
- a CDS encoding dioxygenase family protein — protein: MSTSTAAADATIPTTHPFAAHLRTVSSLAPQPEWTPAYGPLPALYLGHGAPMLFEMSDWMMQLHTWARSLPKPKAILIVSAHWEHAPAAISASAPSELVYDFGGFAPVYYTMRYDTPVASELAATVSALMPDTEPLHQHRTRGLDHGAWVPLKIMYPEADIPVLQLSMPTHDPERLLNLGRRLRTLRDEGVLVIGSGYMTHGLPYIDWHDPTAIPGWSRDFDLWAAETMARGAVDELSDYRRLAPGLPYAHPTVEHFTPLFITLGAAEDPTAAPATAIDGFAIGLSKRSIQVA
- a CDS encoding cold-shock protein codes for the protein MAKGTVKWFNGEKGFGFIAPEDGSADLFVHFSAIQGSGYKSLNENDRVEYDAVQGPKGPQAENVRLS
- the fabG gene encoding 3-oxoacyl-ACP reductase FabG → MTVRTAIVTGAARGIGAAISERLAADGMQVAVLDLNERDCDAVVERITAAGGKALAVGADVSDPIAVELAVERVTKELGEPTVLVNNAGIIRDNLIFKMTVEDWDAVMSVHLRGAFNTTKAVQGYMTKANFGRIINMSSISALGNRGQANYSAAKAGLQGMTKALAIELGKFGVTANVVGPGFIETEMTKATADRMGVDYEDFKNAVASQTPVPRVGQPADIAHAVSFFASEGAGYISGQVMYVAGGPKA
- a CDS encoding DUF2568 domain-containing protein translates to MAILILALVFLDEVLAAVAAGVWGGHVGVFLAVVMPIVVVLVWWAFASPKARWGGPVVRPLTKVIVFGLASAGLWAAGHHALAIAMLAFSVVINALAQMRSVRAAMDALGPTGETT